The genomic region CGTTGCCGCGGCGGCGCACGAGGCCATACGGTTCTAGTCGGCGGATGCCCCCGCCGCCCGGCCTCAGTACAGCCCGCCCGTCCCTGACCGCATCACGGCCCGATCGGCGTCCGGCGAAATGCCCTGCTGGGTGCCGTCGATCACGTCGGTGCCGGCGACCATCCCGGGATCATTGAACGGCGGCGCCTGGCCCGGCTTGAAGGCTTCGAGCACCACGCCCCTGTTCTGGCCAGGCGGGGCACGCTGGCCGGTCTTGGCATCGACCAGGACCAGCCGGATACCGACCGGCTGCTTGAACGGGGTGGCGGGCTTGTCGGCCAGCGCGAGCTTCAGGAAGTCGCGCGCGATCGGCGCCGCGGTATGGCCGGCCTGCGCGTTGCGGCCGAGCGAGCGCGGCTTGTCGTAGCCGACATAGAGACCGACCACGAGGTCCGGCGAGAAGCCGACGAACCAGAGATCCTTGGCCTCGTTCGAGGTGCCGGTCTTGCCGGCGAGCGGCTTGCCGACCTCTTTCAGCGCGGTGCCGGTACCGGCCTGAATCACGCCCTCCATCAGCGAGGTGATCTGGTAGGCGGACATCGCGTCGAGCACCCGCTCGCGGCGGTCGACGAGCTGCGGCTCCGGCTGGTTCTTCCAGCCCTCCGGCGCGTCGCAGCCGCGACATTCGCGCTGATCGTGCTTGAAGATGGTGTGGCCGTAGCGGTCCTGGATGCGATCGATCAGGGTCGGCTTCACGCGGACGCCGCCATTGGCGATCATCGAATAGGCCGTGGCCATCCGCATCACTGTGGTCTCGCCGGCGCCGAGCGCATAGGCAAGATAGTTCGGCAACTCGTCATAGACGCCGAAGCGCTTTGCATACTCGCCGATCAGCGGCATGCCGATTTCCTGCGCCAGCCGCACGGTCACGGTGTTGAGCGACAGCCGCAGCGCGTTGCGCAGCGTCACCTGGCCCTGATACTTGCCGGTGGAGAAGTTTTCGGGCCGCCAGATGTTGCCCTGCCCCTGGTCGATCTCGATCGGGGCGTCGATCATCATGGTCGAGCCGGTGTAGCCGTTGTCGAGCGCCGACGAATAGACGATCGGCTTGAAGGTCGAGCCGGGCTGCCGGTAGGCCTGCGTCGCGCGGTTGAACTGGCTCTGGTCGAACGAGAAACCGCCGACCATCGCCAGCACGCGGCCGGTATGCGGATCCATCGCCACCATCGCACCCGACAGCTCAGGGATCTGGCGCAGCCGGTACTGGCCTTCGACGCGCTGGCCGTCCTTGCTGAAGAGCGGGTCGGCGTAGATCACGTCGCCGGGCTGCAGCACCTGCGCCACCGATGTCGGCGTCTTGCCCTTGCTCTTGGCCCAGCGCACGCCGTCCATCGTGATGATGCCGGTCTCGCGCTGCTTGCTGATGGCGCCGCCGAGCTCGCGGCCCGGCTGGAAGCCGATCCGTGCCGACTGGTCGTTGCTCTCCAGCACCACCGCCATCCGCCACGGCGAGATGTCGGACAGCGACTTGATCTCGGCGAGCGGCACGCCCCAGTCACTGGTCAGGTCGAGCTTCTGGATCGCACCGCGATAGCCCTGCTGCTCGTCATAGTTGACGAGCCCAGCCACCATGGCCTTGCGGGCCATCACCTGGACCTTGGGGTCGAGCGTGGTACGCACCGACAGGCCGCCCTCATAGAGCTTCTTCTCGCCATAGCGCTCGAAGATGTCGCGGCGGACTTCTTCCGAGAAATATTCGCCGGCGAAGGTGTGCGCGCCATTGCTGCGGTTGGTGACGGTCAGCGGCTCCTTGCGCGCCTTGTCGGCGTCGGCGGCGGTGATCCAGCCGTTCTCCTGCAGGCGGTCGATCACGTAGTTGCGGCGTTCGACGGCGCGCGCGCGGTTGCGCACCGGATGCAGGCTGGCCGGCATTTTCGGCAGCGCCGCCAGATAGGCCGCTTCCGCGACCGTCAGTTCATTGACGGACTTGTCGAAATACACCAGCGAGGCCGCCGCGATGCCGTAGGCGCCAAGGCCGAGATAGATTTCGTTGAGATAGAGCTCGAGGATCTTGTCCTTGGAGTAAGCCCGCTCGATTCGCATCGCCAGCAAGGCTTCCTTGATCTTGCGGGTGAACGACACCTCGTTGGTCAAAAGGAAGTTCTTGGCGACCTGCTGGGTGATGGTCGAGGCGCCCTGCGGCCGCCGGTTGGAACCGAAGTTCTGGATGTAGGCGACGCCGGCGCGCGCCATGCCGGTGTAGTCGACGCCGCCATGCTCGTAGAAATTCTTGTCCTCGGCGGCGAGGAACGCGTTGATCACGAGCTTCGGCACCGCCTGGATCGGCAGATAGAGCCTGCGCTCCTTGGCGTATTCGCCGAGCAGCGAGCCGTCGGCCGCGTGCACGCGGGTCATCACCGGCGGCTCGTAGTTCTGGAGCTGCGAATAGTCGGGCAGGTCCTTGGAGAAATGCCAGAACAGCCCTGCGACCGCGGCCAGACCGGCCAGGAACAGGATGGTGCCTGCGGTGAACAGGAACCCGAAGAACCGCAACAGAAATTTCATCGATCAGATTTCCGTGGCGAATACGTCGCTCGTTCTGAGCGCGCTGCGTGCCACTTAGGCCGCCCGGTATATCGGTCGCTCCATGGACCTGCAATTCAACACCGGAGAATTAAAGCAAGCCAGGCGTCAAACTTATGCCATAGAGCCCGGCTCGCACCCGCAGCCAAATCGGCAGACCTCGCCGACTGGCCGTGCCCCGTGGAGGCTGCGTCGATCTCCGCTGCAGCGCTGCGCGATTCGCGCTCCGCGCCTGATAGCGCTGCGGTCTCGCTGCGCTTGCGCGGAAAGCACGTTACGAAGGAAAAGCGCGGGCCTGACGGATCGATTCCCTATCCGGCCGCCGATTTGGGGGCTGCGACATCAGAAACCGGTGGACAGGGCCGGCGCGCCGATCAGATTAAGGATTTGTTAACTATAACTACCGCAAGTTGTTGGCATACACCGACTCGCGACGGGCTGATTTGGATGGCACTGCGCGGATTTAGACGGCCATTTGCGGCCGACCCGAATGTCGTTGGATTTCCAAGACCACCCACATCGGCCATGGGCACAGAAGCCTTGGACCTCGTCTATCAGGCGGCGGATTTGTTCCGCAGCATCGAGGACCGGGCCCGCGCCGGCGAAGCCCGCGCCGAGGCCGCCGAACAGGCGCAGCTCGAAATCATCGCCGCCACCGAGCGCAAATTGAGGGACGCGTCGCGGGCGCTCGAGGAAGCCCGACGGCGCATCGAGTCCCAACAGGAGCAGCTCGATGCGGCCGAATTCCGGGCCCAGGCCGCCGAGGCCGAGGCGCGCGAAGCCAAGCAATCCCTGGCCCTGGTCGAAGACGCGATCCGCCGGCGCCTGCTGCTGACCAGCGGGCACGACGACGGCAGGTCGGCGGCCGTCGCCTGACGCGCGGGATCAATTGGAGCGGTAGCCCGCATGAGCCGAGCGACATGCGGGAGCTCAACAAGACCCGGTATCGCTTCGCTCATCCGGGCTACGGGTTGGCATTGGGCGTCACGCTCAATACCCCGCAGCGAGCCCCGAATTGCGGCGTGGGTCGTTCGCGCCATAGAAGCGGTTGTTGCCGACCGGCTTGCCGCCCAGCGATGGCGCGCCGACGATGATCACCGCGAGGTGGTTGGCCGGCTGCGGCGGGCCGAATTTGTGGCCCATGCCCTCCAGGATCTTCCGCGTGTCCGGCGACAGCGTGAAGTCCTCGAGGTTGGTCGCCTCCGGAAGCCATTGCTGGTGGAAGCGCGGCATGTCCACGGCCTCCTGCGCGTTCATGCCGTAGTCGATGGCATTGATCATCGTCAGCAGCACGGCGGTGATGATGCGGCTGCCGCCCGGGGTGCCCATCACGATGACCGGCTTGCCGTCCTTGGAGACGATGGTCGGGCTCATCGAGGACAGCGGACGCTTGCCGGGGACGATCGCATTGGCCTCCCCCTGCACCAGCCCA from Bradyrhizobium elkanii USDA 76 harbors:
- a CDS encoding penicillin-binding protein 1A, which translates into the protein MKFLLRFFGFLFTAGTILFLAGLAAVAGLFWHFSKDLPDYSQLQNYEPPVMTRVHAADGSLLGEYAKERRLYLPIQAVPKLVINAFLAAEDKNFYEHGGVDYTGMARAGVAYIQNFGSNRRPQGASTITQQVAKNFLLTNEVSFTRKIKEALLAMRIERAYSKDKILELYLNEIYLGLGAYGIAAASLVYFDKSVNELTVAEAAYLAALPKMPASLHPVRNRARAVERRNYVIDRLQENGWITAADADKARKEPLTVTNRSNGAHTFAGEYFSEEVRRDIFERYGEKKLYEGGLSVRTTLDPKVQVMARKAMVAGLVNYDEQQGYRGAIQKLDLTSDWGVPLAEIKSLSDISPWRMAVVLESNDQSARIGFQPGRELGGAISKQRETGIITMDGVRWAKSKGKTPTSVAQVLQPGDVIYADPLFSKDGQRVEGQYRLRQIPELSGAMVAMDPHTGRVLAMVGGFSFDQSQFNRATQAYRQPGSTFKPIVYSSALDNGYTGSTMMIDAPIEIDQGQGNIWRPENFSTGKYQGQVTLRNALRLSLNTVTVRLAQEIGMPLIGEYAKRFGVYDELPNYLAYALGAGETTVMRMATAYSMIANGGVRVKPTLIDRIQDRYGHTIFKHDQRECRGCDAPEGWKNQPEPQLVDRRERVLDAMSAYQITSLMEGVIQAGTGTALKEVGKPLAGKTGTSNEAKDLWFVGFSPDLVVGLYVGYDKPRSLGRNAQAGHTAAPIARDFLKLALADKPATPFKQPVGIRLVLVDAKTGQRAPPGQNRGVVLEAFKPGQAPPFNDPGMVAGTDVIDGTQQGISPDADRAVMRSGTGGLY